The Streptomyces sp. NBC_01197 genome window below encodes:
- a CDS encoding YdbC family protein: MLVKWIRCTVTDPRGFEQGQRRWAGLLGEPGFRGQGGGWSRGRPSVAHVFAFWESRPFYDSFMARAHDRLAAAQAGTFTDMQAKLFDYRFDVRTGFEPRFGDADVVRVAHSRVHSERAEHFALMQEKVWNPAMAGSPGMLRGMFGEAPGDEFLVLSMWQSAAERGKYRPERIERLSLRAQTDADVVALAGDVVQLEPSWTV, from the coding sequence GTGCTGGTCAAGTGGATTCGCTGCACGGTGACAGATCCCCGAGGGTTCGAACAGGGGCAGCGGAGATGGGCGGGGCTGCTGGGTGAGCCGGGCTTCCGGGGGCAGGGGGGCGGCTGGAGCCGCGGGCGGCCGAGTGTGGCGCATGTGTTCGCCTTCTGGGAGAGCCGGCCCTTCTACGACTCGTTCATGGCCCGGGCACACGACCGGCTCGCTGCCGCACAGGCGGGCACGTTCACGGACATGCAGGCGAAGCTCTTCGATTACCGCTTCGATGTGAGAACGGGGTTCGAACCCCGCTTCGGGGACGCGGACGTGGTCCGGGTCGCGCACTCCCGTGTGCACTCGGAGCGCGCCGAGCACTTCGCACTGATGCAGGAGAAGGTCTGGAACCCTGCGATGGCGGGATCGCCCGGAATGCTGCGGGGGATGTTCGGGGAGGCGCCGGGGGACGAGTTCCTCGTGCTTTCGATGTGGCAGTCCGCGGCCGAGCGCGGGAAATACCGGCCGGAGCGTATCGAGCGGCTGTCGCTGCGTGCCCAGACCGACGCGGACGTGGTGGCGCTGGCGGGCGACGTCGTACAGCTGGAACCGTCCTGGACCGTATGA
- a CDS encoding vitamin B12-dependent ribonucleotide reductase → MTETASGPARGSRAKGTKAAANRQGLRSERIHTTPGVHPYDEVVWERRDVVMTNWRDGSVNFEQRGVEFPDFWSVNAVNIVTSKYFRGAVGADNRENSLKQLIDRVVKTYRKAGEENGYFASREDAELFDHELTYALLHQVFSFNSPVWFNVGTAQPQQVSACFILSVDDSMESILDWYKEEGMIFKGGSGAGLNLSRIRSSKELLSSGGNASGPVSFMRGADASAGTIKSGGATRRAAKMVVLDVDHPDVEAFIETKVKEEEKIRALRDAGFDMDLGGDDITSVQYQNANNSVRVNDEFMHAVETGSQFGLRSRMTGEVIEKVDAKALFRKMAEAAHVCADPGIQYDDIINRWHTSPETGRITASNPCSEYMHLDNSSCNLASLNLMKFLRDDDQGNQSFDAERFAKVVELVITAMDISICFADFPTEKIGETTRAFRQLGIGYANLGALLMATGHAYDSDGGRALAGSITSLMTGTSYKRSAELAAVVGPYDGYARNADAHKRVMKQHADANASATRTDDLDSPVWAAATEAWQDVLRLGEKNGFRNAQASVLAPTGTIGLMMDCDTTGVEPDLALVKFKKLVGGGSMQIVNNTVPKALKRLGYQPEQVEAIVAHIADHGNVVDAPGLKLEHYSVFDCAMGERSIAPMGHVRMMAAAQPFLSGAISKTVNMPASSTVEDVEEIYLQGWKLGTKALAVYVENSKVGQPLSAKSKSAGDAEEKTEPKTEKVIEYRPVRKRLPKGRPGITTSFTVGGAEGYMTANSYPDDGLGEVFLKMSKQGSTLAGMMDAFSIAVSVGMQYGVPLETYVSKFTNMRFEPAGMTDDPDVRMAQSIVDYIFRRLALDFLPFETRSALGIHSASERQRHLDTGSYEPGDDDVDVEGLSQSAPRHVEAPKAAPPQPEAAAEVPAPKQAHNSTELMEITLGLNADAPLCFSCGTKMRRAGSCYLCEGCGSTSGCS, encoded by the coding sequence ATGACAGAGACGGCGAGCGGCCCGGCACGAGGTTCCCGCGCGAAGGGAACCAAGGCGGCTGCTAATCGGCAGGGGCTGCGCAGCGAGCGCATCCACACCACTCCCGGCGTGCATCCGTACGACGAGGTCGTCTGGGAACGCCGTGATGTCGTCATGACCAACTGGCGCGACGGCTCGGTCAACTTCGAGCAGCGTGGCGTCGAGTTCCCCGACTTCTGGTCGGTGAACGCGGTCAACATCGTCACCAGCAAGTACTTCCGCGGCGCTGTCGGCGCGGACAACCGTGAGAACAGCCTGAAGCAGCTCATCGACCGTGTGGTGAAGACGTACCGCAAGGCCGGCGAGGAGAACGGTTACTTCGCCTCCCGTGAGGACGCCGAGCTCTTCGACCATGAGCTCACGTACGCCCTGCTGCACCAGGTCTTCAGCTTCAACTCGCCGGTCTGGTTCAACGTCGGTACGGCCCAGCCGCAGCAGGTCAGCGCCTGTTTCATCCTCTCGGTCGACGACTCCATGGAGTCCATCCTCGACTGGTACAAGGAAGAGGGGATGATCTTCAAGGGCGGCTCGGGCGCCGGCCTCAACCTCTCCCGTATCCGCTCCTCCAAGGAGCTGCTCTCCTCCGGCGGCAACGCGTCCGGCCCGGTCTCCTTCATGCGCGGGGCCGACGCCTCCGCGGGAACGATCAAGTCCGGTGGCGCCACCCGCCGTGCGGCCAAGATGGTCGTCCTCGATGTCGACCACCCGGACGTCGAGGCCTTCATCGAGACCAAGGTGAAGGAGGAGGAGAAGATCCGCGCCCTGCGCGACGCGGGCTTCGACATGGACCTGGGCGGCGACGACATCACGTCCGTCCAGTACCAGAACGCCAACAACTCGGTCCGTGTGAACGACGAGTTCATGCACGCGGTGGAGACCGGCTCCCAATTCGGTCTGCGCTCGCGCATGACCGGCGAAGTCATCGAGAAGGTCGACGCCAAGGCGCTCTTCCGCAAGATGGCCGAGGCCGCGCATGTCTGTGCCGACCCCGGGATCCAGTACGACGACATCATCAACCGGTGGCACACCTCGCCCGAGACGGGACGGATCACCGCGTCCAACCCGTGCAGCGAGTACATGCACCTGGACAACTCGTCGTGCAACCTCGCCTCGCTCAACCTCATGAAGTTCCTGCGCGACGACGACCAGGGCAACCAGTCGTTCGACGCCGAGCGCTTCGCCAAGGTCGTCGAGCTGGTCATCACCGCGATGGACATCTCGATCTGCTTCGCCGACTTCCCCACGGAGAAGATCGGCGAGACGACCCGCGCCTTCCGTCAGCTGGGCATCGGGTACGCCAACCTCGGCGCGCTGCTCATGGCGACCGGCCACGCGTACGACAGCGACGGCGGCCGCGCACTGGCCGGCTCCATCACCTCGCTGATGACCGGCACCTCCTACAAGCGCTCCGCCGAGCTCGCCGCGGTCGTCGGCCCGTACGACGGCTACGCCCGCAACGCGGACGCCCACAAGCGGGTCATGAAGCAGCACGCGGACGCCAACGCGTCGGCCACGCGCACCGACGACCTGGACAGCCCGGTCTGGGCCGCGGCCACGGAGGCCTGGCAGGACGTCCTGCGCCTCGGTGAGAAGAACGGTTTCCGCAATGCGCAGGCGTCGGTGCTCGCGCCGACCGGCACCATCGGCCTGATGATGGACTGCGACACCACGGGCGTCGAGCCGGACCTGGCCCTGGTCAAGTTCAAGAAGCTCGTCGGCGGCGGCTCGATGCAGATCGTGAACAACACGGTCCCCAAGGCCCTCAAGCGTCTCGGGTACCAGCCGGAGCAGGTCGAGGCGATCGTCGCCCACATCGCGGACCACGGCAATGTCGTCGACGCCCCCGGCCTCAAGCTGGAGCACTACTCGGTCTTCGACTGCGCCATGGGTGAGCGTTCCATCGCGCCCATGGGTCACGTACGGATGATGGCGGCCGCCCAGCCGTTCCTCTCCGGCGCCATCTCGAAGACGGTCAACATGCCGGCGTCCAGCACGGTCGAGGACGTAGAGGAGATCTACCTCCAGGGTTGGAAGCTCGGTACCAAGGCCCTCGCCGTCTACGTCGAGAACTCCAAGGTCGGGCAGCCGCTCTCGGCCAAGTCCAAGTCCGCAGGGGACGCCGAGGAGAAGACGGAGCCGAAGACCGAGAAGGTCATCGAGTACCGCCCGGTCCGCAAGCGCCTGCCGAAGGGCCGCCCGGGCATCACCACCTCCTTCACGGTGGGCGGTGCCGAGGGGTACATGACCGCCAACTCCTACCCGGACGACGGTCTCGGTGAGGTCTTCCTGAAGATGTCCAAGCAGGGGTCGACCCTCGCGGGCATGATGGACGCCTTCTCGATTGCGGTCTCGGTCGGTATGCAGTACGGCGTTCCGCTGGAGACGTACGTCTCGAAGTTCACCAACATGCGCTTCGAGCCGGCCGGTATGACGGACGACCCCGACGTACGGATGGCGCAGTCGATCGTCGACTACATCTTCCGCCGTCTGGCGCTCGACTTCCTGCCCTTCGAGACGCGTTCGGCGCTGGGTATCCACTCGGCATCGGAGCGTCAGCGTCACCTGGACACCGGGTCGTACGAGCCGGGCGACGACGATGTGGATGTGGAGGGCCTGTCCCAGTCAGCACCGCGCCATGTGGAGGCTCCGAAGGCGGCTCCGCCGCAGCCGGAGGCCGCTGCCGAGGTGCCCGCTCCGAAGCAGGCGCACAACTCGACCGAGCTGATGGAGATCACGCTCGGCCTGAACGCCGATGCGCCGCTCTGCTTCTCCTGCGGTACGAAGATGCGGCGTGCGGGCAGCTGCTACCTCTGCGAGGGGTGCGGCTCGACCAGCGGCTGCAGCTGA
- the nrdR gene encoding transcriptional regulator NrdR, whose translation MHCPFCRHPDSRVVDSRTTDDGTSIRRRRQCPDCSRRFTTVETASLMVIKRSGVTEPFSRTKVISGVRKACQGRPVTEDALAKLGQQVEEALRATGGAELTTHDVGLAILGPLQELDLVAYLRFASVYRAFNSLDDFEAAVAELRDAQPLAVECECGGAPAAPVPATATD comes from the coding sequence ATGCACTGCCCCTTCTGCAGGCACCCTGACAGCCGCGTTGTCGACAGCCGTACGACGGACGACGGCACCTCGATCCGCAGGCGCCGCCAGTGCCCCGACTGCTCTCGCCGTTTCACGACGGTGGAGACGGCCTCGCTGATGGTGATCAAGCGCAGCGGGGTGACCGAACCGTTCAGCCGTACGAAGGTCATCTCGGGCGTGCGGAAGGCGTGCCAGGGGCGGCCGGTCACCGAGGACGCTCTCGCCAAACTCGGCCAGCAGGTCGAGGAGGCGCTGCGCGCCACCGGGGGCGCCGAGCTGACCACTCACGACGTCGGGCTGGCGATACTCGGCCCGTTGCAGGAACTCGACCTTGTCGCGTATCTGCGCTTCGCGTCCGTCTACCGGGCTTTCAACTCGCTCGATGACTTCGAGGCCGCCGTCGCGGAACTCCGCGACGCGCAGCCCCTCGCAGTGGAATGCGAGTGCGGAGGGGCCCCCGCGGCCCCCGTGCCCGCCACTGCCACCGACTGA
- the lexA gene encoding transcriptional repressor LexA: MTTTADTATITAQDRSQNRLEPVHAMDDAATGSEGQLPPRPARSLPGRPPGIRADSSGLTDRQRRVIEVIRDSVQRRGYPPSMREIGQAVGLSSTSSVAHQLMALERKGFLRRDPHRPRAYEVRGSDQPSTQTTDTTGKPAASYVPLVGRIAAGGPILAEESVEDVFPLPRQLVGDGELFVLKVVGDSMIEAAICDGDWVTVRRQPVAENGDIVAAMLEGEATVKRFKREDGHVWLLPHNAAYQPIPGDEATILGKVVAVLRRV, translated from the coding sequence GTGACCACGACCGCAGACACCGCCACCATCACCGCCCAGGACCGTTCGCAGAACCGACTCGAGCCGGTGCATGCCATGGATGACGCAGCAACGGGCTCCGAGGGCCAGCTGCCCCCGCGCCCAGCACGCTCGCTGCCCGGACGGCCTCCCGGTATCCGGGCGGACAGCTCCGGGCTCACGGACCGGCAGCGGCGGGTGATCGAGGTGATCAGGGACTCCGTGCAGCGCCGCGGATACCCGCCCTCCATGCGCGAGATCGGTCAGGCGGTGGGGCTGTCCAGCACCTCGTCGGTCGCCCACCAGCTGATGGCTCTGGAGCGCAAGGGGTTCCTGCGCCGCGACCCGCACCGCCCCCGGGCGTACGAGGTCAGGGGCTCCGACCAGCCAAGCACCCAGACCACAGACACCACGGGCAAGCCCGCCGCGTCGTACGTCCCGCTGGTCGGCCGGATCGCCGCCGGTGGGCCCATCCTGGCCGAGGAGTCGGTCGAGGACGTCTTCCCGCTCCCCCGGCAGCTCGTCGGCGACGGCGAGCTCTTCGTCCTCAAGGTCGTCGGTGACTCGATGATCGAGGCCGCGATCTGTGACGGCGACTGGGTCACGGTGCGGCGCCAGCCCGTCGCGGAGAACGGCGACATCGTGGCAGCCATGCTGGAGGGCGAGGCCACGGTCAAGCGCTTCAAGCGCGAGGACGGGCATGTGTGGTTGCTGCCGCACAACGCCGCCTACCAGCCGATCCCCGGTGACGAAGCCACGATCCTCGGCAAGGTAGTGGCTGTACTCCGACGCGTGTGA
- a CDS encoding ATP-dependent DNA helicase produces MTKPSLPELLHAAVTAVGGTERPGQVTMAEAVAEAVDDNAHLLVQAGTGTGKSLGYLVPALAHGERVVVATATLALQRQLVERDLPRTVEALQPLLRRRPQFAMLKGRSNYLCLHRLHEGVPQEEEDGLFDQFETAVPSSKLGQDLLRMRDWADETETGDRDDLTPGVSDRAWGQISVSSRECLGASKCAYGAECFAEAARERAKLADVVVTNHALLAIDAIEGAPVLPQHEVLIVDEAHELVSRVTGVATGELTPGQVNRAVRRAAKLVNEKAADALQTASETFERVMELALPGRLEEIPEDLGYALMSLRDAARTVISAIGATRDKSVQDEDVVRKQALASVESIHDVAERITLGSEYDVVWYERHDRFGASLRVAPLSVSGLLREKLFADRSVVLTSATLKFGGDFNGVGASLGLSPEGTEGEDVPQWKGLDVGSPFDYAKQGILYVAKHLSAPGREGSRTDMLDELADLVEASGGRTLGLFSSMRAAQAAAEELRSRQDRRVLLQGEETLGELIKNFAADPETCLFGTLSLWQGVDVPGPSCQLVVMDRIPFPRPDDPLMSARQKAVEEGGGNGFMAVAATHAALLMAQGAGRLVRAMGDRGVVAVLDPRLATARYGSYLRASLPDFWFTTDRNQIRRSLAAIDAVAKETGQ; encoded by the coding sequence ATGACGAAGCCCTCCCTCCCCGAGCTCCTGCACGCCGCCGTCACCGCTGTGGGCGGTACGGAGCGGCCCGGCCAGGTCACCATGGCCGAGGCTGTTGCCGAAGCCGTCGACGACAACGCCCACCTGCTGGTCCAGGCCGGCACCGGTACCGGAAAGTCGCTGGGGTATCTCGTCCCCGCGCTGGCTCACGGGGAGCGCGTCGTGGTGGCCACCGCGACGCTCGCACTCCAGCGGCAGCTAGTGGAGCGAGACCTCCCGCGTACGGTCGAGGCCCTGCAGCCCCTGCTGCGGCGGCGCCCTCAGTTCGCCATGCTGAAGGGGCGGTCCAACTACCTCTGTCTGCACCGGCTCCATGAAGGCGTACCGCAGGAAGAGGAGGACGGGCTGTTCGACCAGTTCGAGACCGCCGTCCCCAGCAGCAAGCTCGGCCAGGACCTGCTGCGTATGCGGGACTGGGCGGACGAGACGGAGACGGGTGACCGTGACGATCTCACTCCGGGCGTCTCCGACCGCGCATGGGGCCAGATCTCCGTCTCCTCCCGGGAGTGTCTGGGGGCAAGCAAATGCGCCTACGGGGCCGAGTGCTTTGCCGAGGCCGCCCGTGAGCGGGCCAAACTCGCTGACGTCGTCGTGACCAACCACGCCCTGCTCGCCATCGACGCGATCGAGGGCGCACCGGTCCTCCCGCAGCACGAGGTGCTGATCGTGGACGAGGCTCATGAGCTGGTCTCCCGGGTCACCGGTGTGGCCACGGGCGAGCTCACTCCGGGCCAGGTCAACAGGGCGGTGCGGCGTGCGGCGAAGCTCGTCAACGAGAAAGCGGCAGACGCCCTCCAGACCGCTTCCGAGACCTTCGAACGGGTCATGGAGCTGGCGCTCCCGGGCCGGCTCGAAGAGATCCCCGAGGACCTCGGATATGCGCTGATGTCCCTGCGCGACGCGGCCCGGACCGTCATCTCTGCCATCGGTGCCACCCGGGACAAATCCGTGCAGGACGAGGACGTCGTACGGAAACAGGCTCTGGCGTCCGTCGAGTCCATCCACGATGTCGCCGAGCGGATCACCCTCGGATCCGAGTACGACGTCGTCTGGTATGAGCGCCATGACCGTTTCGGCGCTTCCCTGCGTGTCGCGCCGCTCTCGGTCTCAGGGCTCCTCCGGGAGAAGCTCTTCGCCGACCGTTCAGTCGTTCTCACCTCCGCGACGCTCAAATTCGGCGGTGACTTCAACGGGGTCGGCGCCTCACTCGGCCTCTCACCGGAGGGGACCGAGGGAGAGGACGTCCCGCAATGGAAGGGCCTCGATGTCGGCTCGCCCTTCGACTACGCCAAGCAAGGCATCCTGTACGTCGCCAAACACCTCTCGGCCCCGGGCCGGGAGGGATCGCGTACCGACATGCTGGACGAGCTCGCCGATCTGGTGGAGGCGTCGGGCGGGCGCACCCTCGGTCTGTTCTCCTCCATGCGGGCCGCCCAGGCAGCCGCCGAGGAGCTGCGCAGCAGGCAGGACAGGCGTGTGCTGCTCCAGGGCGAGGAGACGCTCGGTGAGTTGATCAAGAATTTCGCGGCCGATCCCGAGACCTGCCTCTTCGGGACGCTGTCCCTCTGGCAAGGGGTCGATGTCCCGGGACCCAGCTGTCAGCTGGTGGTGATGGACCGGATCCCCTTCCCCCGCCCGGACGACCCGCTGATGAGCGCTCGGCAGAAAGCGGTCGAGGAGGGCGGCGGCAATGGGTTCATGGCCGTTGCCGCGACGCATGCCGCTCTGCTGATGGCGCAGGGCGCCGGCCGACTGGTCAGGGCCATGGGGGACCGCGGTGTTGTCGCGGTGCTGGACCCGAGGCTGGCCACCGCGCGCTACGGAAGCTATCTGAGGGCTTCGCTGCCCGATTTCTGGTTCACCACGGACCGGAACCAGATCCGCCGGTCACTGGCAGCGATCGACGCTGTGGCCAAGGAGACCGGTCAGTAA
- a CDS encoding IucA/IucC family protein, with amino-acid sequence MLNPSAGFDSEAEPTLLAPAELNPEDWDRAARRLLAKMLGAFAYEEIIEPVARTGGRHTLTLDDDLPLTFRARRGAYGHWHIDQDTIALQGEPFSDPLRFLLLARRLLALDGATLGHLVRELTTTLAADARMDHTALLAAELAELDYARLEGHQTGHPWLVLNKGRIGFSAADAARWTPESRRPARLPWIAVSTDLAQYRGVTGLSTPDRLYRRELDTAVRESFAAELRARGLDPEGFLYLPVHPWQWDEVILPLYAPAIAHHQIVPLHADGDPRLPQQSIRTFLNVEHPERHTVKLPLSILNTLVWRGLPTERTLAAPAVTAWVQGLRDSDAFLRDECGVILLGEVASVAVEHPLYDHLPEVPYQYRELLGAIWREPLGVQLAAGEGARTLASLLHTDIQGRSFTAELVARSGLAPAAWLERLFAALLPPLLRFLYRYGTVFSPHGENAIVVFDDHDVPVRLAIKDFVDDVNISAEPLPEHDSMPADVRDVLLTEEPAFLTQFIHSGLFVGVFRYLAPLCEDQLGVPEADFWRLVRAEILHHQARFPELKERYEAFDLLTPRIERLCLNRNRLHLDGYRDRPNRPHAAVHGTVANPLHEV; translated from the coding sequence GTGCTGAATCCGTCTGCTGGCTTCGACTCCGAAGCAGAACCGACGCTGCTCGCCCCCGCCGAGCTGAACCCCGAGGACTGGGACCGTGCGGCTCGCCGTCTTCTCGCCAAGATGCTCGGCGCCTTCGCCTACGAAGAGATCATCGAGCCGGTGGCACGGACCGGCGGCCGCCACACGCTCACGCTGGATGACGACCTGCCGCTGACCTTCCGGGCCCGGCGCGGTGCGTACGGGCACTGGCACATCGACCAGGACACCATCGCGCTCCAGGGCGAACCCTTCAGCGACCCGCTCCGCTTCCTCCTCCTGGCCCGCAGGCTGCTCGCCCTGGACGGCGCGACTCTGGGGCACCTGGTCCGCGAGCTCACCACCACCCTCGCTGCCGATGCCCGTATGGATCACACCGCGCTCCTCGCCGCCGAACTCGCCGAACTCGACTACGCGCGGCTGGAAGGCCATCAGACCGGCCACCCCTGGCTCGTACTCAACAAGGGCCGGATCGGATTCTCGGCGGCCGACGCCGCCCGCTGGACACCCGAGTCCCGCCGGCCCGCCCGGCTGCCATGGATCGCGGTCAGCACGGACCTCGCCCAGTACCGGGGTGTCACCGGCCTATCGACGCCCGACCGGCTCTACCGGCGCGAACTCGACACCGCCGTCCGGGAGTCCTTCGCCGCCGAGTTAAGGGCCCGTGGGCTGGACCCGGAGGGGTTTCTCTACCTCCCCGTGCACCCCTGGCAGTGGGACGAAGTGATCCTGCCGCTCTACGCACCGGCCATCGCCCACCACCAGATCGTCCCGCTCCACGCTGATGGCGATCCGCGCCTGCCGCAGCAGTCCATCCGGACCTTCCTCAACGTCGAACACCCCGAGCGGCACACGGTGAAGCTGCCGCTGTCGATCCTCAACACCCTGGTCTGGCGCGGCCTCCCCACCGAGCGGACACTCGCCGCTCCGGCCGTGACAGCGTGGGTCCAGGGGCTGCGCGACAGCGATGCGTTCCTGCGCGACGAGTGCGGCGTCATCCTGCTGGGCGAAGTCGCTTCCGTCGCGGTCGAGCATCCTCTGTACGACCACCTGCCGGAAGTTCCCTACCAGTACCGGGAACTCCTCGGCGCCATCTGGCGCGAACCGCTCGGTGTGCAGCTGGCCGCCGGCGAAGGCGCCCGTACGCTCGCCTCCCTGCTCCACACCGACATTCAGGGCCGCTCCTTCACCGCGGAGCTCGTCGCCCGGTCGGGACTCGCGCCCGCCGCCTGGCTCGAGCGGCTCTTCGCCGCGCTGCTCCCCCCGCTGCTGCGCTTCCTCTACCGCTACGGAACGGTCTTCTCCCCGCACGGCGAGAACGCCATTGTCGTATTCGACGACCACGATGTCCCGGTGCGGCTCGCGATCAAGGACTTCGTCGACGACGTCAACATCAGCGCGGAGCCCCTGCCGGAGCACGACTCGATGCCCGCCGACGTGCGGGACGTGCTGCTGACCGAGGAGCCGGCCTTCCTGACGCAGTTCATCCACTCCGGCCTCTTCGTCGGGGTGTTCCGGTACCTCGCCCCACTCTGTGAAGATCAACTAGGAGTTCCGGAGGCGGATTTCTGGCGGCTGGTACGCGCCGAGATCCTGCACCACCAAGCCCGGTTCCCCGAGCTCAAGGAGCGCTACGAGGCGTTCGACCTGCTCACCCCGCGGATCGAGCGGCTCTGCCTGAACCGCAACCGGCTCCACCTCGACGGCTACCGCGACCGCCCGAACCGCCCGCACGCCGCCGTGCACGGGACGGTCGCCAACCCTCTGCACGAGGTGTGA
- a CDS encoding GNAT family N-acetyltransferase: MPSTDASAHGGTGPVPRTDEESEDTLDLRLSEDLLSLLHTGDLAHARWPASPGSAGGDLLDSPSTWQPVATPAGVFQLVPVDIERDLSLVSHWMNDPAVAAFWELSGPESVTRAHLRPQLGGDGRSIPCLGVLQGTPMSYWEMYRADLDPLARHYPAHPHDTGLHLLIGGVADRGHGTGTTLLRAVSDLVLDNRPQCTRVVAEPDLRNTPSVSAFLRAGFRYSAEVDLPDKRAALMVRDRAYRDLM, translated from the coding sequence GTGCCCTCCACGGATGCGAGCGCCCATGGCGGGACAGGACCTGTCCCACGGACCGACGAGGAGTCCGAGGACACCCTGGACCTGCGGTTGTCCGAGGACCTGCTGTCACTGCTGCACACCGGAGACCTGGCACACGCTCGGTGGCCCGCCTCTCCCGGCTCCGCCGGTGGCGACCTGCTGGACAGCCCCAGCACCTGGCAGCCGGTCGCCACCCCGGCCGGTGTCTTCCAACTCGTACCCGTGGACATCGAACGCGACCTCTCCCTCGTCAGCCACTGGATGAACGACCCAGCCGTCGCCGCCTTCTGGGAGCTCTCGGGCCCCGAATCCGTCACACGCGCTCATCTGCGCCCCCAACTGGGCGGCGACGGCCGGAGTATCCCCTGCCTCGGAGTGCTCCAGGGCACCCCCATGAGCTACTGGGAGATGTACCGCGCCGACCTCGATCCACTGGCCCGGCACTATCCGGCACACCCCCACGACACCGGTCTGCACCTTCTGATCGGCGGTGTCGCCGACCGGGGGCACGGCACCGGTACCACCCTGCTGCGTGCCGTCTCCGACCTCGTACTGGACAACCGACCCCAGTGCACCCGCGTCGTCGCCGAGCCGGACCTGCGCAACACCCCCTCCGTGTCGGCCTTCCTCCGTGCGGGATTCCGCTACTCGGCCGAAGTGGACCTTCCCGACAAACGCGCGGCACTGATGGTCCGCGACCGTGCCTACCGCGACCTGATGTGA